One stretch of Rosistilla oblonga DNA includes these proteins:
- a CDS encoding cytochrome c: MIRHSLPIVALALLQSAAAPLHFATDAAAQSPPAAADRVIAAHRVQASHLPNPVQIGDKVISGGLPEDEQAFAELRSLGVKTIISVDGAQPDVAMASRFGLRYVHLPHGYNGIPTARVQELAKAVRDLEGPIYIHCHHGKHRSPAAATVACVAAGQIPAGDATAILQLAGTSPNYQGLYRAAKSAQPIATAELDALQVRFEAQVSPPPMVEQMIAIEQTHDNLKRLAAADWKVSDKHPDLDPAHEALLMREHFTEMLRDRDAPQSQAFQQSIRDSRDAAAGLEAAIRQGLPNDVRRQFTDRIEANCKSCHRQFRDIPLAP, translated from the coding sequence ATGATTCGACACTCACTTCCGATCGTCGCGTTGGCCTTGCTGCAATCCGCCGCAGCACCGCTCCACTTCGCCACCGACGCCGCGGCTCAATCACCGCCAGCGGCGGCCGACCGGGTGATCGCCGCTCACCGCGTGCAGGCGTCCCATCTGCCCAATCCAGTGCAGATCGGCGACAAAGTGATCTCTGGCGGGCTGCCCGAAGACGAACAAGCCTTTGCCGAACTGCGATCGCTGGGAGTCAAGACGATCATCAGCGTCGACGGCGCCCAGCCCGACGTTGCGATGGCATCGCGGTTCGGACTCCGATACGTCCACCTGCCGCACGGTTACAACGGGATCCCAACCGCGCGAGTTCAAGAGCTGGCGAAAGCGGTCCGCGATCTCGAAGGGCCGATCTACATTCATTGCCACCACGGCAAACATCGCAGCCCCGCCGCGGCGACTGTCGCATGCGTCGCCGCCGGTCAAATCCCAGCCGGCGACGCCACCGCGATTCTGCAGCTGGCTGGAACCAGCCCGAACTACCAAGGACTCTATCGCGCCGCCAAATCAGCCCAGCCAATCGCCACCGCCGAACTGGACGCATTGCAGGTTCGCTTTGAAGCCCAGGTCAGCCCACCGCCGATGGTCGAACAGATGATTGCGATCGAGCAGACTCACGACAACCTCAAGCGACTAGCCGCCGCCGACTGGAAAGTCTCCGACAAACATCCCGACCTCGACCCGGCTCACGAAGCGCTGTTGATGCGAGAGCATTTCACCGAGATGCTTCGCGACAGGGACGCTCCCCAATCGCAAGCTTTCCAGCAATCGATCCGCGACAGCCGCGATGCAGCGGCGGGGTTGGAAGCTGCGATTCGCCAAGGATTGCCCAACGATGTGCGGCGACAATTCACCGATCGCATCGAGGCAAATTGCAAATCGTGCCATCGTCAGTTTCGCGACATCCCGCTGGCTCCGTAA
- a CDS encoding DUF2309 domain-containing protein, whose amino-acid sequence MHDATSILSPAETSNGNGSGRCDPDSLRKAIDHAIHFLPAQGPISIFVHHNTLHSMEDLPFEEAVIEGGKRFGCEPYLAEDRYRSELHRGRISVDDLRQVLMDDLDEGADELVASFGTRYTLQLAMLQMTLHSAPDAELHWLLAETDLLKRFQSEISPQRREQMIAQTRSWVMRHRDLSRRDGAASESTSQLPAVVDSVIDQSRDNRIQSWTDPQWEAFVLRLLWQVCRDGVQAANLPEPEFVAPVRLRDLLLAATGEDIDVSVNEVLIRFCGGFLDQGLADWSLPDREQGFAVAFANLFLQPMAVKPAWMKGIEATLQPIAAGGFDPLASIAESLQAMEVPHADVEEKLCATLLALRGWAGMIWQTEANTPWLPHPIPAGSLDEYLAIRLILERLAIADLGQRQFGTRQMSEIRRLAEARLPGRRGPSIDERTYTVFQLAQAGGWTPESLVSMTGEQWACLVREIGLFDSTARRRILHLAYERHYQVAALDALALHSARRRTAERPAAAKPAFVAIFCIDDREESFRRHLEEVDPECETASAAGFYAVAMYYQGADHAHYRPLCPAIVTPKHYVREEPLFSAVDDSQRRAQRRRQIGWFTHQVHANSRTLLGGWVTGIFGAVATFPMVARILAPRLTSRIRESVGTFVRPPATELHIERTAEQPGSDPEALGYSLDEMAGIVVRILQDIGCVDNFPPILLFFGHGSGSLNNPHESAYNCGACSGGRGGPNARAFATMANDPRVRRLVADQGIEIPEDVRFVGAFHNTCNDAVEYYDLDLLPRTHRPLFRRIEQSVNETRARNAHERSRRFESAPLDLSPAAALEHVEQRAEDLSQARPEYNHATNALVTVGRRDWTRGLFMDRRVFLTEYDPAVDDENVGVLTRILQAAIPVCAGINLEYYFSTVDTEGYGCGSKLPHNVASMLGVMTGAASDLRPGLSQQMVEIHEPVRILFVIETTPEKMDKIIAANPGIARLVEGAWVQLALIDPETSTLLRYVKGKYQPYTPESTELPVVDSSIQWYRGQRGHLGFASVSDPAKPA is encoded by the coding sequence ATGCACGATGCAACTTCGATTCTGTCGCCAGCGGAAACTTCCAACGGCAACGGATCCGGTCGCTGCGATCCCGATAGTTTGCGAAAGGCGATCGACCACGCGATCCATTTTCTTCCCGCACAGGGTCCGATTTCGATCTTCGTGCATCACAACACCTTGCACTCGATGGAGGATCTTCCGTTTGAAGAGGCGGTGATCGAGGGGGGCAAGCGGTTTGGATGCGAGCCCTATCTGGCGGAAGATCGCTACCGCAGCGAACTGCATCGCGGGCGGATCTCGGTCGACGATCTGCGCCAGGTCTTGATGGACGATCTGGACGAAGGGGCCGACGAATTGGTCGCCAGTTTTGGGACCCGTTACACGTTGCAGCTGGCGATGTTGCAGATGACGTTGCATTCCGCTCCGGATGCCGAGCTGCATTGGTTGCTGGCCGAGACCGATCTGTTGAAGCGGTTCCAATCGGAGATCTCGCCGCAGCGTCGCGAGCAGATGATCGCGCAAACGCGCAGCTGGGTGATGCGGCATCGCGATCTTTCCCGCCGCGATGGTGCGGCAAGCGAATCGACGTCGCAGTTGCCCGCGGTGGTCGATTCGGTGATCGATCAATCGCGCGACAACCGAATTCAATCGTGGACCGATCCGCAGTGGGAAGCGTTTGTGTTGAGACTGTTGTGGCAGGTTTGTCGCGACGGAGTGCAGGCGGCGAATCTTCCAGAGCCCGAGTTTGTTGCTCCCGTACGTCTCCGCGATCTGTTGTTGGCGGCTACCGGTGAAGATATCGATGTGTCGGTCAATGAAGTGTTGATCCGATTTTGCGGCGGCTTCTTGGATCAGGGCCTCGCCGATTGGAGTCTCCCCGATCGTGAGCAGGGATTTGCGGTAGCGTTTGCCAATCTGTTCCTGCAGCCGATGGCCGTTAAACCCGCCTGGATGAAAGGGATCGAAGCGACGCTGCAGCCGATTGCGGCGGGAGGATTTGATCCGCTGGCCTCGATCGCCGAATCGCTTCAAGCGATGGAGGTTCCACACGCAGACGTCGAAGAAAAATTGTGTGCAACGCTGCTGGCGCTGCGTGGTTGGGCGGGGATGATCTGGCAGACCGAAGCGAATACGCCCTGGTTGCCTCATCCAATTCCAGCGGGATCGCTCGACGAATATCTGGCGATTCGATTGATTCTCGAACGCTTGGCGATCGCCGATCTGGGGCAGCGACAATTTGGAACGCGGCAGATGTCGGAGATTCGTCGACTTGCCGAAGCGCGGTTGCCCGGTCGACGGGGACCCTCGATCGACGAACGAACTTATACCGTGTTCCAGCTGGCTCAAGCGGGCGGTTGGACGCCGGAGAGCTTGGTCAGTATGACCGGCGAGCAATGGGCGTGTTTGGTCCGCGAGATCGGGTTGTTCGATTCGACAGCGCGGCGACGCATACTTCATCTGGCCTACGAACGTCACTATCAAGTTGCAGCGCTCGACGCGCTGGCACTCCATTCGGCGCGGCGTCGCACCGCGGAGCGTCCCGCCGCTGCGAAGCCCGCTTTTGTTGCGATCTTCTGCATCGATGATCGCGAGGAATCGTTCCGGCGCCATCTGGAAGAGGTCGATCCGGAATGCGAAACCGCGTCGGCGGCTGGCTTTTATGCCGTGGCAATGTATTACCAGGGAGCCGACCACGCGCACTACCGGCCGCTCTGCCCTGCGATCGTCACGCCGAAGCACTACGTTCGCGAGGAGCCTTTATTTTCAGCGGTCGATGACAGCCAGCGGCGGGCTCAACGGCGGCGTCAAATCGGTTGGTTCACGCATCAAGTGCACGCTAATTCACGGACGCTGTTGGGCGGATGGGTGACCGGCATCTTCGGTGCGGTGGCGACGTTCCCGATGGTGGCTCGCATTCTTGCACCGCGGTTGACGTCGCGGATCCGCGAGTCGGTCGGAACGTTTGTGCGTCCGCCCGCGACCGAACTGCATATCGAACGGACTGCGGAACAGCCCGGTTCGGATCCCGAGGCGTTGGGATACAGTCTGGATGAGATGGCGGGGATCGTTGTCCGGATCCTTCAGGACATCGGATGCGTCGACAACTTTCCACCGATCCTGCTCTTCTTTGGGCACGGCAGCGGCAGTCTGAACAATCCCCATGAATCGGCTTACAACTGCGGTGCTTGCAGCGGTGGTCGCGGCGGACCGAACGCTCGCGCTTTTGCGACGATGGCAAACGATCCGCGAGTGCGGCGGTTGGTGGCTGATCAGGGGATCGAGATTCCCGAAGACGTTCGCTTCGTCGGCGCGTTTCACAACACCTGCAACGACGCCGTCGAATACTACGATTTGGATCTGTTGCCTCGCACCCATCGGCCCTTGTTTCGGCGGATCGAACAGAGTGTGAATGAGACGCGGGCGCGGAACGCTCACGAACGATCGCGTCGGTTTGAATCGGCGCCGTTGGATCTGAGCCCCGCCGCGGCGCTGGAACATGTCGAACAGCGAGCCGAGGATCTGTCGCAAGCTCGGCCCGAATACAACCACGCGACCAACGCCTTGGTGACCGTCGGACGCCGCGATTGGACGCGCGGTCTGTTCATGGATCGCCGCGTCTTTTTGACGGAATACGATCCGGCGGTCGATGACGAAAACGTTGGTGTGCTGACGCGGATCCTGCAGGCGGCGATCCCCGTTTGTGCCGGCATCAACTTGGAATATTACTTCTCCACCGTCGATACCGAAGGCTACGGATGCGGGTCGAAGTTGCCGCATAACGTCGCATCGATGTTAGGCGTGATGACCGGAGCGGCTAGCGATCTGCGGCCGGGCCTGTCGCAGCAGATGGTCGAAATTCACGAGCCGGTACGGATCTTGTTTGTCATCGAAACGACGCCCGAGAAGATGGATAAGATCATCGCCGCAAACCCTGGGATCGCGCGACTGGTTGAAGGAGCGTGGGTGCAGTTGGCGCTGATCGATCCGGAGACCTCGACGCTGCTGCGTTACGTCAAAGGAAAGTACCAACCGTACACGCCCGAATCCACCGAACTGCCGGTGGTCGATTCGTCGATCCAGTGGTACCGCGGACAGCGTGGCCATCTGGGTTTTGCCTCGGTCTCCGATCCCGCCAAGCCTGCATAA
- a CDS encoding proton-conducting transporter membrane subunit translates to MNYLDTTFQALGTAVVASPAILLAILGLAALVNWQLSEATISRLTQAAVLFSLLPAIGILVIMLATGIRYVPIELGNWVSIPEQEFHFHLKFVFDRLSIPFLMLSCVLCGVVGAFTRRYLHREEGYRRFFLYYAVFFCGMVLSSLAGTIEALFVGWELVGLSSALLVAYFHERVNPVRNGQRVWSIYRLSDAAFLIAALMMHHLSGEGDFGGLMSSGVWPEGTAAISSTEALWVGSLLLVAAAGKSALFPFSGWLPRAMEGPTPSSAIFYGALSVHLGAFLLLRLSPILDASLTLQLMVIALGVVSAACGAVMSRVQNDIKVSLAYASLTQVGIIVVEIGLGLRYLALIHIIGHACMRTMQLLRAPTLLRDYNELENKIGTRLPHQAWAGAASLPASVQRWCYRFGYDRGFMDLALDKWIVRPFLQTFGWFDRLERRITDSISHEPSRESDRAEPHPEDLQNVA, encoded by the coding sequence ATGAATTATCTCGACACGACTTTTCAGGCACTCGGAACCGCGGTCGTCGCAAGTCCCGCGATCCTGCTGGCGATCCTGGGGCTGGCAGCGTTGGTCAATTGGCAGTTGAGCGAGGCGACGATCTCGCGGCTGACTCAGGCTGCGGTGCTGTTTTCGTTGCTGCCAGCGATCGGCATCTTGGTGATCATGTTGGCCACCGGGATCCGTTACGTTCCGATCGAGCTAGGGAATTGGGTGTCGATCCCGGAGCAGGAATTTCATTTTCATTTGAAGTTCGTGTTCGATCGATTGAGCATCCCGTTCCTGATGCTGTCGTGTGTATTGTGTGGCGTCGTCGGCGCATTCACTCGCCGCTACCTGCATCGCGAAGAGGGGTACCGGCGGTTCTTTTTGTATTACGCCGTCTTCTTCTGTGGGATGGTGTTGTCGTCGCTGGCCGGCACGATCGAAGCGTTGTTTGTCGGCTGGGAACTGGTGGGACTGTCGTCGGCCCTGTTGGTCGCCTACTTCCACGAACGCGTCAATCCGGTTCGCAATGGTCAGCGGGTGTGGTCGATCTACCGCTTGTCGGACGCCGCATTTTTGATCGCCGCACTGATGATGCATCACTTGAGTGGCGAGGGGGACTTCGGCGGTTTGATGAGTTCGGGCGTGTGGCCCGAAGGAACCGCGGCGATCAGTTCGACGGAGGCGTTGTGGGTTGGTTCGTTGTTGCTGGTGGCGGCTGCGGGCAAATCGGCGCTGTTTCCCTTTAGCGGCTGGTTGCCGCGAGCGATGGAAGGACCGACGCCGTCGAGTGCGATCTTCTACGGGGCGCTGTCGGTTCACTTGGGAGCGTTTCTGTTGTTGCGTTTGAGCCCGATCCTGGACGCTTCGCTGACGTTGCAGTTGATGGTGATTGCGTTGGGCGTCGTGTCGGCAGCTTGTGGTGCGGTGATGTCTCGCGTTCAGAACGATATCAAGGTTTCACTGGCTTACGCTTCGCTGACACAAGTTGGAATCATCGTTGTCGAGATCGGATTGGGACTTCGCTACTTGGCGTTGATCCACATCATCGGCCACGCCTGCATGCGAACGATGCAGTTGTTGCGAGCTCCGACGTTGTTGCGAGACTACAACGAATTGGAAAACAAGATCGGCACGCGTTTGCCGCACCAAGCGTGGGCTGGTGCCGCGTCGCTGCCGGCGAGCGTGCAGCGGTGGTGCTATCGGTTTGGATACGACCGCGGATTCATGGATCTGGCCTTGGACAAGTGGATCGTGCGGCCATTTCTGCAAACGTTTGGTTGGTTCGATCGCTTGGAGCGGCGGATCACCGATTCGATTTCTCATGAGCCATCGCGCGAATCGGATCGCGCCGAACCACATCCCGAGGATCTTCAGAACGTCGCTTGA
- a CDS encoding proton-conducting transporter membrane subunit, producing the protein MPELHFPWIEVSILVPLFGALWIHLLGNRESVLQHAIAICGVTLALTVGELVDFVSIGSFEAHDHWLFLDWLFQRDIFVVDELSAFQLPLAALIFLVTVMSTLRTKAPRFSLKLTLISESLVLATFSCRSSWTLIALLIAATIPPYLELRSRQRCTRIYVLHMAVFALLLVVGFAWLNHAGGSSSQALIAGALLTAAALLRSGIFPLHLWMTDLFEKATFGTAILFTTPLVGAYAVMRLVLPMAPSWALQSIAVLSLVTAVYGGAMALVQREARRMFCYLLLSQSSLVLVGLELVTPIGLTGALCMWLSVGLSLTGFGITLRCIEARISRVSLADYHGLARQMPMLSGFFLLTGLASIGFPATVGFVGMELLIEGAVDVYPLVGTMVVIAAALCGITVLMAYFRVFTGHHNRTLVPMHARPAERVAVLILTLLILGGGLVPQPGVASRYHAAEALTRQRQTNPMTEQQVGEMEIETVAIGKHSAE; encoded by the coding sequence ATGCCTGAACTCCATTTTCCTTGGATCGAAGTTTCCATCCTGGTTCCATTATTTGGAGCCTTGTGGATTCACCTGCTTGGCAACCGCGAAAGCGTTCTGCAACATGCGATTGCGATCTGCGGGGTGACCCTGGCGTTGACCGTCGGCGAACTTGTCGACTTTGTCTCGATCGGGTCGTTCGAAGCGCACGACCATTGGCTGTTCCTCGATTGGTTGTTTCAACGCGATATCTTTGTCGTCGATGAACTGAGCGCGTTCCAGTTGCCTCTGGCGGCGTTGATCTTTCTGGTCACGGTGATGTCGACGCTGCGGACCAAAGCACCACGCTTTTCATTGAAGCTGACGTTGATCTCCGAGTCGTTGGTGCTGGCGACGTTCAGCTGTCGATCATCCTGGACCTTGATCGCGCTGTTGATCGCCGCGACGATCCCGCCTTATCTAGAGCTTCGCAGTCGGCAGCGTTGCACGCGGATCTACGTCCTTCATATGGCTGTCTTTGCTCTGTTGTTGGTCGTCGGATTTGCTTGGTTAAACCACGCCGGCGGCTCGTCGTCGCAGGCTTTGATCGCCGGTGCGTTGCTGACCGCGGCGGCGCTTTTGCGCAGCGGCATTTTTCCGTTGCATCTGTGGATGACCGACCTGTTTGAAAAGGCGACCTTCGGGACAGCGATCCTGTTCACGACGCCGTTGGTTGGGGCTTATGCGGTGATGCGGTTGGTGTTGCCGATGGCTCCCTCGTGGGCGTTGCAAAGTATCGCCGTGCTGTCGTTGGTGACCGCGGTTTACGGCGGGGCGATGGCGTTGGTTCAACGCGAGGCGCGGCGGATGTTCTGTTATTTATTGTTGAGTCAATCGTCGTTGGTGCTGGTCGGATTGGAACTCGTCACACCGATCGGTTTGACCGGGGCGTTGTGCATGTGGTTGTCGGTGGGACTATCGCTGACAGGTTTTGGGATCACGCTGCGATGCATCGAAGCGCGAATCTCGCGTGTGTCGCTGGCCGATTATCACGGCTTGGCTCGCCAGATGCCGATGCTGTCGGGCTTCTTTCTGTTGACCGGTTTGGCGTCGATTGGGTTTCCCGCGACGGTTGGGTTTGTCGGCATGGAGTTGTTGATCGAAGGGGCGGTCGATGTCTATCCACTGGTGGGCACGATGGTTGTGATCGCCGCGGCGCTTTGTGGAATCACTGTGCTGATGGCTTACTTCCGCGTCTTTACCGGACATCACAATCGGACTCTGGTGCCAATGCATGCTCGGCCCGCCGAACGCGTGGCGGTACTGATTCTGACGCTATTGATTCTCGGTGGCGGTCTGGTTCCGCAGCCGGGCGTCGCGTCGCGATATCACGCCGCCGAAGCACTCACCCGGCAACGGCAGACCAATCCGATGACCGAGCAGCAGGTCGGCGAAATGGAGATCGAAACGGTGGCGATCGGCAAACACTCAGCTGAATAG
- a CDS encoding SulP family inorganic anion transporter, which yields MSAPVASDREIPCGNLQGFKRYFKHDFISGLLVFLIALPLCLGISIASGYPPIAGIFTAIIGSVVATLISNSELTIKGPAAGLIVIAIGCINAFGGDGTVGGWTETDMDAYRAALAVGVAAAVLQVFFGIFRAGILGEFFPISAVHGMLAAIGVIIIAKQIPVALGVSASGGPLELLRKIPEFIATANPAIAAIGLTSVLIMFVWPVVVRKFPVMKVLPSPLIVLIVAIPMGMSFDLMHAHSYTLQNHEYQLGENYLVAMPDRVFGMFDSLTTPDFSALQQPFAWKWVFMFFIIGSLESLLSAKAIDIIDPWKRKTNMDRDMVAVGIGNLGCAMVGGLPMISEIVRSKANIDNGARTRFADFWHGMFLLVCVAFIPMVLHRIPMAALAAMLIYTGFRLAHPTEFMNVWKIGREQLVIFVVTLVAVLATDLLIGIAIGIATKVVIHLSNGVSLRSLFKPEIELAEDDGQTVRLTAYNSAVFSNWIPIRRQIERLGLVERKNVELDLSSVQLVDHTVMDKLHEMESDFEQQGLTFTAVGLETHQPFAGHAQSARRKGLWTARRLTVVSDIENQSMLEAVLVRLGASGFTSMQCVGAGRHELLENAGQPKPMVRIEVIAPQEACEQMMSYLRREVQLKHRVTFAVETVQVARMDAFDQSVPTIPAEAQPNADESSLEPAAH from the coding sequence ATGAGCGCGCCTGTTGCATCCGACCGAGAGATCCCCTGCGGGAATTTGCAGGGTTTCAAGCGTTACTTTAAGCACGACTTTATCTCTGGGCTGTTGGTCTTCCTGATCGCCCTCCCCTTGTGTTTGGGAATCTCGATCGCCAGCGGTTATCCGCCGATCGCCGGTATCTTTACGGCCATCATCGGTTCGGTGGTCGCCACGTTGATCAGCAATTCGGAGCTGACGATCAAGGGGCCAGCGGCTGGTCTGATCGTGATCGCGATCGGATGCATCAATGCGTTTGGCGGCGATGGAACGGTTGGCGGTTGGACCGAAACCGACATGGATGCCTATCGCGCGGCGTTGGCTGTGGGCGTGGCAGCGGCTGTGCTGCAGGTCTTCTTTGGAATCTTTCGAGCGGGCATCTTGGGCGAGTTCTTCCCGATCTCGGCGGTCCATGGAATGTTGGCTGCGATCGGCGTGATCATTATCGCCAAACAGATTCCGGTGGCGCTGGGAGTGAGTGCGTCGGGAGGTCCGTTGGAACTGCTGCGGAAGATTCCGGAGTTCATCGCGACGGCGAACCCTGCGATCGCAGCGATCGGTTTGACGAGCGTGTTGATCATGTTTGTCTGGCCTGTGGTCGTTCGGAAGTTTCCGGTGATGAAGGTCTTGCCCTCGCCATTGATCGTGTTGATCGTGGCGATTCCGATGGGCATGTCGTTCGATTTGATGCACGCCCACTCGTACACGCTGCAAAACCACGAGTATCAGTTGGGAGAGAACTATCTGGTTGCGATGCCCGACCGCGTCTTTGGGATGTTCGATTCCCTGACGACGCCCGATTTCAGCGCGTTGCAGCAGCCGTTTGCTTGGAAGTGGGTCTTTATGTTCTTCATCATCGGTAGCCTTGAATCGCTGCTGAGTGCCAAGGCGATCGACATCATCGATCCTTGGAAACGCAAGACGAACATGGATCGCGACATGGTCGCTGTGGGGATCGGCAATCTAGGTTGCGCGATGGTCGGCGGGTTGCCGATGATCTCGGAGATCGTGCGTAGTAAAGCGAACATCGACAACGGAGCCCGCACGCGGTTCGCCGACTTCTGGCACGGGATGTTCCTGTTGGTCTGCGTCGCGTTTATCCCGATGGTGCTGCACCGGATTCCGATGGCCGCGTTGGCTGCGATGCTGATCTACACAGGTTTTCGCCTGGCTCATCCGACCGAATTCATGAACGTTTGGAAGATCGGCCGCGAGCAGTTGGTGATCTTTGTCGTCACGCTGGTCGCGGTGTTGGCAACCGATCTGTTGATCGGGATCGCGATTGGGATCGCGACCAAGGTTGTGATCCACCTGTCCAACGGCGTCTCGCTGCGTTCGCTGTTCAAACCGGAGATCGAACTGGCCGAAGACGATGGCCAGACGGTGCGGTTGACCGCTTACAATTCGGCTGTCTTCAGCAACTGGATCCCGATTCGTCGGCAGATCGAACGGCTGGGACTGGTGGAACGCAAGAATGTCGAACTGGATCTATCGAGTGTGCAATTGGTCGATCACACGGTGATGGACAAGTTGCATGAGATGGAAAGCGATTTCGAGCAACAGGGGCTGACCTTCACCGCCGTCGGGCTCGAGACGCATCAACCGTTTGCCGGCCACGCGCAATCGGCTCGCCGCAAGGGATTGTGGACCGCGCGACGGTTGACCGTGGTCTCGGATATCGAGAACCAATCGATGCTCGAAGCGGTGTTGGTCCGTTTGGGAGCGAGTGGGTTTACGTCGATGCAGTGTGTGGGGGCGGGCCGCCACGAACTGCTTGAGAATGCAGGTCAGCCGAAGCCGATGGTGCGGATCGAAGTCATCGCTCCCCAAGAGGCGTGCGAACAGATGATGAGCTATCTGCGTCGCGAAGTGCAACTGAAGCATCGCGTGACGTTTGCCGTCGAAACGGTGCAGGTCGCTCGGATGGATGCGTTTGATCAATCGGTGCCGACGATTCCGGCGGAGGCCCAGCCGAATGCCGATGAGTCGTCACTGGAACCGGCGGCCCACTGA
- a CDS encoding RrF2 family transcriptional regulator, which produces MKLTTQTDYALRTLMFLATRTSRANVADVASLFGISVNHVAKVVNLLARHGYIRSTRGIGGGIELALPPNEIGLGDVIQAIEGDLHLLACVGTDRGCAIDAFCKLKGVLAEAERVQRAYLDTVTLADVVPTRQQLECID; this is translated from the coding sequence ATGAAGCTCACGACGCAAACCGATTACGCTTTGCGAACGCTGATGTTCTTGGCGACACGAACCTCCCGCGCCAACGTTGCCGATGTCGCATCGCTGTTTGGGATCTCGGTCAACCACGTCGCCAAAGTCGTCAACCTGCTGGCGCGGCATGGCTACATCCGCAGCACCCGCGGAATCGGCGGTGGCATCGAACTGGCACTCCCGCCAAACGAGATCGGTCTGGGCGATGTGATCCAAGCGATCGAGGGAGACCTGCACCTGCTCGCCTGCGTCGGCACCGATCGCGGCTGTGCGATCGACGCATTCTGCAAGCTCAAAGGCGTCTTGGCGGAAGCCGAACGAGTGCAGCGCGCTTACCTCGACACGGTCACGCTCGCCGATGTCGTCCCAACCCGTCAGCAGCTAGAGTGCATCGATTGA
- a CDS encoding DUF542 domain-containing protein has translation MDCDLETTIPEWIIEHPDTMPVFDQLGLDTSCGGKSLRYVCQHRGLNPSEVLQTLYHVIRTPPEERQGSRRRDAPN, from the coding sequence ATGGACTGCGATCTAGAGACGACGATTCCCGAGTGGATCATCGAGCATCCCGATACGATGCCCGTGTTCGACCAACTCGGGCTCGATACCAGCTGTGGCGGCAAATCGCTGCGGTACGTTTGCCAGCATCGAGGGCTTAACCCTTCGGAGGTCCTGCAAACGCTCTACCACGTGATCCGCACGCCTCCAGAAGAGCGACAAGGCAGTCGCCGGCGCGATGCTCCGAATTGA